The sequence below is a genomic window from Bacteroidales bacterium.
TGGTGCAAGAAGTTAAGGTATCAGGCAACAAGGTATCTTTTACTTTGATATTCAAGAAAAATAGCGACCCCACAATAAACCAAATCCGACAATCGTGCGTAAAACAGTTGGAAGCAGATTTTGAAGATATAGAGGTTCGTGGAAATATTAAAATCAAAGCATTACAAAAAGATCCCGAACTATCTGGATTAGACAATGTTAAAAACATAATAGCTATTGTATCAACCAAAGGAGGCGTGGGCAAATCGACAGTATCGAGCAATTTAGCTATTTCGCTATCTAAGTTGGGATACAAGGTGGGACTTCTAGATGCCGATATTTACGGACCAAGCCTGCCAAAAATGTTTGATTTGGAATATGACAGGCCCGAGGTCAAAAATGTCGGAGGAAAAACTGTTATCACTCCATTAGAAAAATATGGATTAAAACTTATCTCCATAGGATTTTTTGTTGATCCCGAACAACCATTAATTTGGCGCGGTCCCATGACAACTAATGCAGTCAAACAAATTTTACTCGAATCAGACTGGGGAGAGTTAGACTATCTAATTATAGATACGCCACCCAATACAGGCGACATTCATTTAA
It includes:
- a CDS encoding Mrp/NBP35 family ATP-binding protein — encoded protein: MTLTVKDIFKSLQKITHPESKSDIVSLGMVQEVKVSGNKVSFTLIFKKNSDPTINQIRQSCVKQLEADFEDIEVRGNIKIKALQKDPELSGLDNVKNIIAIVSTKGGVGKSTVSSNLAISLSKLGYKVGLLDADIYGPSLPKMFDLEYDRPEVKNVGGKTVITPLEKYGLKLISIGFFVDPEQPLIWRGPMTTNAVKQILLESDWGELDYLIIDTPPNTGDIHLTLVQTVALTGVIVVSTPQQVAIADVIKGINMFRAESICVPVLGIVENMAWFTPAELPENRYYIFGKDGVKEMSEKLNIPIIGQIPIIESIVTDSDNGTPSANKESIEGSAFRQLAKNVVKAVDKRNIEIPPTTIVEIK